A window of the Cannabis sativa cultivar Pink pepper isolate KNU-18-1 chromosome X, ASM2916894v1, whole genome shotgun sequence genome harbors these coding sequences:
- the LOC115696112 gene encoding uncharacterized protein LOC115696112, which yields MNSIFRFRNKATKNVSSCTLFLQLVYLTHVEWNFGYVDRTVLPVDFWGSKQCKSAYKFVKDNGGPNSDKITLTSNPVILPNYYFDSEGRKSSDHFVSSMNELKEYFSNELKSQLRSFSLKFMDKGEGVGVIDRELEEDAAAEVGKKAECSQAVEESPLKSPVRSKTNVVGLSEENVVESVSTPSLSATKSVEDEGAAHKTFDDEDFDIVEVASFWNKGKALVKSKKTHSENVPLIEDDFNDKAYEQFIEWGRTVVGPFKTKEAIPRNQYGFYKFVFSNTLDPGLKWIGGAWHRCDPCKKLRDPSLTVFLY from the exons ATGAACTCAATTTTCAGATTCCGAAATAAGGCCACGAAGAATGTGTCTAGCTGCACCTTATTCCTCCAG TTGGTGTACTTGACTCACGTGGAGTGGAACTTTGGATATGTCGACCGAACAGTGCTCCCCGTTGATTTTTGGGGTAGTAAACAATGTAAGTCCGCTTACAAATTTGTGAAAGACAATGGGGGTCCCAACAGCGACAAG ATAACGCTCACTTCGAATCCCGTAATACTGCCCAACTACTACTTCGACTCGGAAGGAAGAAAGAGCAGTGACCACTTTGTCAGCTCTATGAACGAGTTGAAGGAGTACTTCTCCAATGAGTTAAAGTCTcagttgagatcattttctttgaaatttatgGACAAAGGAGAAGGTGTAGGTGTTATTGACCGAGAGTTGGAGGAGGATGCTGCTGCGGAAGTGGGGAAGAAGGCGGAGTGCAGCCAGGCCGTGGAGGAGTCCCCGTTGAAGTCCCCTGTCCGTTCGAAGACTAATGTTGTTGGTCTATCTGAGGAAAATGTGGTGGAATCTGTAAGTACGCCTTCACTATCTGCTACAAAATCTGTTGAAGATGAAGGTGCTGCACATAAGACCTTCGACGATGAGGACTTTGATATAGTCGAAGTGGCGTCTTTCTGGAATAAAGGCAAAGCCCTCGTCAAATCAAAGAAGACACATTCAGAGAATGTGCCTTTAATTGAGGATGACTTCAACGATAAGGCCTACGAGCAATTTATTGAGTGGGGCAGAACTGTTGTCGGGCCTTTCAAGACGAAGGAAGCGATCCCCCGTAACCAATATGGGTTTTACAAGTTTGTTTTTAGCAACACATTAGATCCGGG TTTGAAGTGGATAGGAGGTGCATGGCATCGTTGCGACCCTTGCAAGAAGTTGAGGGATCC ATCATTGACTGTTTTTCTATACTAA
- the LOC115700049 gene encoding uncharacterized protein LOC115700049: MSNNQQYMVTPWIDGEHWMLILLVPDSYWLCFMDPKNSHLSNRPDIRETVTLAFQTYYRAIRKEIPLKLKVRRPTCPHQPEDTECRYYVMKMMKDLIQASNQKHFLAELSDAKYTEEEIDEVKEHWASETLSVIQTY, translated from the exons atgtcaaataATCAGCAGTACATGGTCACTCCTTGGATTGATgg TGAGCATTGGATGTTGATATTATTGGTGCCCGACTCTTATTGGTTATGTTTCATGGATCCTAAAAACTCACACTTGAGTAATCGACCTGATATTAGAGAAACGGTCACATTGGCATTTCAAACTTACTACAGGGCGATAAGGAAAGAAATTCCACTGAAGCTAAAAGTTCGACGCCCAACT TGTCCACATCAACCGGAAGACACTGAATGTAGATATTATGTAATGAAGATGATGAAAGATTTAATTCAAGCTTCGAATCAAAAACACTTTTTGGCCGAG TTAAGTGATGCAAAGTATACAGAAGAAGAAATTGATGAAGTGAAAGAGCATTGGGCAAGTGAGACGTTATCAGTTATTCAAACTTACTGa